The following proteins come from a genomic window of Palaemon carinicauda isolate YSFRI2023 chromosome 12, ASM3689809v2, whole genome shotgun sequence:
- the LOC137650739 gene encoding uncharacterized protein — MSHGPAFLQTEGRGKLQRVLRQTEARSRGNRRLSCQCAVCEETQLEMIIIMGVGDEELTQKLIALDTSASLATMVNECRSYEATRTATTAVCAPPSKLCAVSTYKKTKGHGSKGAISFPNCNRDTSCLSCTKKHGSAEKCPAADSICGNCAGKGHWNKTSKCPANKATCRHCGRVGHYDRCCRQQMNAKHGGPPKATPPSSKPSNCRKVEALSTITFPSPVPVSLTYNGETSKIMMLPDTGAEVLVMGPQHLELLQISRNELQHSATSVTLTADGSQMTPALGTLKATLSLANRSCHAMIQVHDGIQMPLLSYVHCKELAIIPPDFPRPILQVVHVNRCKDLPLHANSTPAEAREYFLRTFPDVLVSKEDLKAAPLRSMVGPPMKIHLKEDAVPFAIHTPRQIPYAFREPVKIELDSMVQQGIIKPCGDEPSEWCHPLVIVPKAKGVRITVDLTKLNTQVSRPAHPSPTPIAAVRTIDPTAKFFTTADDLHGYWQMELAEEDRHLTTFITPYGRFQHCRGPMGFAATGDAYCYRGDLDLQGMKKCVKVVDDILIFDDDLLSYYHRIHELLTRCRKSGITLNRDKFVVAETRVNFCGFTLSEEEGIAADPGRVTALQDFPTPSNLTDLRSFMGLVNQLAEFTPDIALTAQPLRPLMSPKCSFIWTPDHDQAFKENGNNFIVYSCVPP, encoded by the coding sequence ATGTCACATGGACCTGCTTTCCTGCAAACAGAGGGAAGGGGAAAGCTTCAGCGAGTTCTACGTCAGACTGAAGCACGTAGCAGAGGAAATCGACGTCTGTCCTGCCAGTGTGCAGTTTGTGAGGAAACTCAGCTTgagatgatcatcatcatgggagtcGGAGACGAGGAGCTCACACAAAAACTTATTGCCCTGGACACCTCAGCATCATTGGCCACCATGGTCAATGAATGTCGCTCCTATGAGGCCACAAGGACAGCCACCACCGCCGTATGTGCCCCTCCTTCTAAATTGTGTGCTGTCTCTACTTACAAAAAAACCAAAGGACATGGCAGCAAAGGTGCTATTTCTTTCCCAAATTGTAACAGGgacacttcttgcctttcctgcacAAAGAAGCACGGCTCTGCAGAAAAGTGTCCAGCTGCCGATAGCATATGCGGAAACTGTGCCGGCAAGGGACACTGGAATAAGACTTCAAAGTGTCCTGCCAACAAGGCCACGTGTAGACACTGCGGCCGAGTGGGTCACTACGACAGATGTTGCCGACAACAGATGAATGCCAAGCATGGAGGCCCACCCAAAGCCACGCCCCCCTCCAGCAAGCCTTCAAATTGTCGCAAGGTTGAGGCCCTTTCCACCATAACTTTTCCTTCACCGGTACCCGTATCCCTCACCTACAATGGTGAGACATCCAAGATTATGATGCTGCCAGACACAGGAGCTGAAGTTTTAGTGATGGGTCCTCAGCACTTGGAACTGCTTCAAATCTCCAGGAACGAGCTACAACATTCTGCCACCTCAGTGACACTCACAGCAGATGGATCACAGATGACACCAGCTTTAGGTACCCTTAAGGCCACTCTGTCTTTGGCCAACCGATCCTGTCATGCCATGATCCAAGTCCATGATGGTATCCAGATGCCACTCCTGTCCTACGTACACTGCAAGGAGTTAGCCATCATACCGCCAGACTTTCCACGGCCCATCCTACAGGTCGTCCACGTGAACCGATGTAAGGATCTACCCCTCCATGCCAACTCGacccctgctgaggcccgagaatatttccttagaaccttccctgatgtgcttgtgtctaaggaggaccttaaagcagctcCACTGAGGTCGATGGTAGGACCCCCAATGAAAATCCACCTTAAAGAGGACGCTGTTCCATTCGCCATTCACACCCCACGGCAGATCCCCTATGCTTTCCGCGAACCTGTCAAGATAGAACTAGATTCTATGGTCCAGCAGGGTATCATTAAGCCTTGTGGAGACGAGCCATCGGAATGGTGCCACCCTCTAGTTATCGTCCCAAAGGCGAAGGGTGTTCGcatcacagtggatctcaccaAGCTGAACACTCAAGTTTCCAGACCAGCCCACCCTTCGCCCACACCCATAGCTGCTGTCCGTACCATCGATCCCACAgccaaattcttcaccactgcGGACGATCTACACGGTTACTGGCAGATGGAGCTAGCGGAGGAGGACCGTCATCTCACCACTTTCATTACTCCTTATGGACGCTTCCAGCATTGCCGAGGACCTATGGGCTTCGCTGCCACCGGCGACGCCTACTGTTACCGCGGCGACCTagatctccagggtatgaagaaatgtgtcaaggttgtCGATGACATTCTTATCTTTGACGACGACTTACTGTCATATTACCACAGGATCCACGAATTACTCACTCGCTGTCGCAAAAGCGGCATCACTCTGAACAGAGATAAGTTCGTAGTAGCGGAGACCCGAGTAAATTTCTGTGGATTCACCCTTTCCGAAGAAGAAGGAATCGCTGCCGATCCAGGACGAGTCACAGCTCTGCAAGACTTCCCCACACCTTCCAACTTAACGGACTTACGTTCTTTCATGGGGTTAGTTAACCAACTGGCAGAGTTCACTCCAGATATCGCCCTGactgcacagcccctacgcccactcatgagccctaagtgctcttttatttggacaccggaccacgaccaggccttcaaagaaaacggaaataattttattGTATACTCGTGTGTCCCGccttaa